The Athalia rosae chromosome 7, iyAthRosa1.1, whole genome shotgun sequence genome window below encodes:
- the LOC105693742 gene encoding mini-chromosome maintenance complex-binding protein yields the protein MIAEDLSDWTPDFFLENESACEQVLGEVDLRASIPSLNSLPLHAFKNQQLVRFRGMIQDMYNPEFYCDTFKVRSTITNDTQTRRGKYKDSVNITGDAVIVDSEGMVNAERQTYFVISVPCLNSWAEEKFPVSSEAPQKSYNTSVKRALDSEPMDLEESSNKKVTHKIPTKNGSDSSLLSKEYVMNFPVPNENGKACLVKIYNEMPFKLNQIVDIVGFISLDPTLSMTEDSHALMEDIEFQFHNPPTSLIPRLHAIDVKIVSREEVTGLTYTATALKNARADLRSVLSQILFGDTLAADYVICHLISSVYLRRDQLPLGTFPLNITNFTLEKCGSFPEDFYAILALLLPKSHLLGITLDDLNNLNLSPKKDYDCNRLSSGILQLTDNTQLVLDETKLTSGQVSQNGRKNYDTFSTLINQQKVTYDFKYYTLDFQTDIPVLILSETKSMIPCDRQIVLEKSSENENLYAEILKATMQYLKDESRVTNIRNYLKIARHRDIEIEDSVGDVIQKDFVNMRQTDKSTSPEDLHSLMVLARLMSLSLGSERLSVAHWNQAVQMEKQRKSRLRSRSK from the exons ATGATTG CTGAGGACCTCAGTGACTGGacgccagatttttttttggaaaatgaatCTGCTTGTGAGCAAGTCCTTGGAGAAGTCGATCTACGAGCTTCCATCCCATCCCTCAACTCTTTGCCCTTACATGCGTTTAAAAACCAGCAGTTGGTTCGGTTCAGGGGTATGATACAGGACATGTACAATCCTGAGTTTTACTGCGACACCTTCAAAGTCCGTAGCACCATTACAAACGACACTCAAACACGACGTGGAAAGTACAAAGACTCAGTGAATATTACG GGTGATGCTGTAATCGTTGATTCTGAAGGCATGGTTAACGCTGAACGACAAACATATTTTGTAATATCAGTGCCTTGCCTCAACAGTTGGGCTGAGGAAAAGTTCCCAGTGTCCAGCGAAGCCCCCCAAAAGTCTTATAACACTTCCGTCAAACGTGCCTTAGACTCTGAGCCCATGGACCTAGAAGAATCCAGTAATAAGAAAGTTACCCATAAAATACCCACTAAAAATGGCAGCGATTCAAGTTTATTGTCTAAAGAATACGTGATGAATTTTCCTGTACCAAATGAGAATGGCAAAGCTTGCCTCGTGAAG ATCTACAACGAAATGCCCTTCAAGTTGAACCAGATAGTCGACATCGTTGGCTTCATTTCTTTAGATCCCACGTTGAGCATGACTGAGGATTCTCATGCGTTGATGGAAGATATCGAATTCCAATTTCACAATCCCCCAACTTCTTTGATACCTCGTTTACATGCCATCGATGTTAAAATAGTTTCACGAGAAGAAGTGACAGGGCTCACATACACAGCTACAGCTCTGAAAAATGCCAGAGCTGATCTCAGATCAGTACTAAGCCAAATATTGTTCGGAGATACTCTGGCAGCAGATTATGTGATATGTCATCTGATATCTTCCGT CTACTTAAGGCGAGATCAACTACCCCTCGGCACTTTCCCATTAAACATAACAAACTTCACACTCGAAAAGTGCGGGTCTTTTCCAGAGGACTTTTATGCAATTTTGGCATTACTTCTTCCTAAGAGCCATTTACTAGGAATAACGTTGGATGATTTAAACAATCTGAATCTCTCGCCCAA AAAAGACTACGATTGCAACAGATTGTCAAGTGGCATATTACAGCTCACCGATAACACGCAGTTGGTGTTAGATGAGACTAAGTTGACCAGTGGTCAAGTTTCTCAGAATGGTAGGAAGAACTATGACACATTTTCAACTCTGATCAACCAGCAAAAAGTCACCTATGACTTCAAATATTACACATTGGATTTTCAGACCGATATACCTGTACTAATTTTGTCTGAAACAAAATCTATGATACCC TGTGATCGACAAATTGTTCTGGAAAAGagttcagaaaatgaaaatttgtatgCTGAAATTCTGAAGGCTACGATGCAGTATCTTAAAGATGAAAGTAGAGTAACAAACATCAGGAACTATTTGAAGATAGCAAGGCACCGAGACATTGAAATTGAGGATTCCGTAGGAGAT GTAATTCAAAAAGATTTTGTAAATATGCGTCAGACTGACAAAAGCACATCTCCAGAGGACCTGCATTCGCTGATGGTTCTTGCAAGATTAATGTCCCTGTCACTTGGTAGTGAACGATTGAGCGTTGCGCATTGGAACCAAGCGGTCCAAATGGAAAAACAGCGTAAAAGCAGGCTGCGATCACGCTCCAAGTAA
- the LOC105693745 gene encoding autophagy-related protein 101: MNARTQLFELSMEGRQVDEAVAGIFHSVLFHRSLGKFKYKQEGSYSVGTVGYQDVDCDFIDFTYVCCSSVCLDQTLKREISGFSEALRSNDGPGSGQISLEFFQKKKNRWPFPPECIPWEVWTVRLELIKLVTEHERQICREKVGDLLTDKILYITEVMNRHDYLPKMPNQAELDLIFDTSYPDIQPYLFKLSFTTSGPSSTTMGNTMKKLINATQSM, encoded by the coding sequence ATGAACGCGAGGACGCAGCTATTTGAACTGAGCATGGAGGGCCGGCAGGTGGATGAAGCAGTTGCCGGTATATTCCACAGTGTACTGTTCCACAGAAGCTTAGgaaaattcaagtataaaCAAGAAGGAAGTTATTCAGTTGGTACGGTTGGCTACCAGGACGTCGACTGTGACTTTATAGACTTCACTTACGTATGTTGTTCGTCAGTGTGTCTAGACCAAACTCTGAAGCGTGAAATATCTGGCTTTTCGGAAGcgctccgatccaacgatggCCCAGGCTCGGGGCAAAtatcgttggaattttttcaaaagaaaaaaaatcgatggcCTTTTCCGCCAGAGTGTATCCCATGGGAAGTGTGGACGGTCAGATTGGAACTGATAAAACTTGTTACTGAACACGAGAGGCAGATTTGCAGGGAGAAAGTCGGCGACCTACTGACCgataaaatattgtacataacAGAAGTTATGAACAGACATGATTACCTCCCGAAGATGCCGAATCAGGCAGAATTGGACCTCATCTTTGATACTTCCTATCCGGATATTCAACCGTACTTATTTAAGCTCTCGTTCACTACGTCCGGGCCATCAAGTACGACGATGGGAAATACCATGAAAAAACTTATCAATGCGACACAGTCCATGTAA
- the LOC105693747 gene encoding programmed cell death protein 5, which produces MADPELEAIRQQRLAQLQSQYKGGDGQNQHAAEEKRQQIQEMRHSILTQVLDQSARARLNTLLLGKPEKGRMVEELILNMAQRGQLPGKLGEQELIGLLESVNQQTRKTTTVKFDRRRAALDSDDDL; this is translated from the exons ATGGCTGATCCAGAATTAGAGGCGATCCGTCAACAGCGGTTAGCCCAGTTACAATCACAGTACAAA GGTGGAGATGGCCAGAATCAACATGCAGCCGAAGAGAAACGACAGCAAATACAAGAGATGAGGCACTCTATTCTGACACAAGTACTCGATCAATCTGCAAGAGCCAGAT TAAACACGTTATTGTTGGGAAAAccagaaaaaggaagaatggTGGAAGAATTAATTCTCAACATGGCTCAGCGTGGACAGCTACCAGGAAAACTAGGGGAACAAGAACTCATTGGACTCTTGGAAAGCGTGAACCAGCAAACacgaaaaacaacaacagTGAAG TTTGACAGGCGCAGAGCAGCCTTGGATTCTGATGACGACCTATAG
- the LOC105693743 gene encoding prolactin-releasing peptide receptor-like isoform X1 — MGNASDTVNLNFTSFDYPDRDLMANSAVQAVFCILYGNIFVLGLCGNVLVCFVVARNRQMQTVTNLFITNLALSDVLLCILAVPFTPLYTFLGGWVFGNTLCHLVPYAQGASIYISTLTLTGIAVDRFFVIIYPFQPRMRVEVCISIIAGIWVIALFLTLPYGLYMQLEETYRFCEENWPGERIRKVFSCLTSILQFVLPFFVIAFCYVCVSVKLNDRAKAKPGSKTSRREEADKERKRRTNRMLISMVTIFGVSWLPLNIVNVLNDFYSPASDWSYYRLCFFMAHCLAMSSTCYNPFLYAWLNENFRKEFKQVLPCFRRSSEGRGQRSVGGMRSERTCNGDGDPDGNGNGIVTETVQEESLLHGTRCTANPATPTGCELVTLDPSTSSLGSDNCKEEKGRVKNDVAEYEL, encoded by the exons ATGGGGAACGCTTCGGATACTGTTAATCTGAATTTCACATCATTCGACTACCCGGATCGTGATCTCATGGCGAATTCGGCGGTACAAGCGGtcttttgtatattatatggaaATATATTCGTACTCGGATTGTGTGGTAACGTTTTGGTGTGTTTTGTGGTGGCGCGAAATCGTCAAATGCAAACGGTAACGAACCTTTTCATAACAAATCTCGCCCTAAGTGACGTTCTTCTGTGTATATTAGCCGTTCCATTTACTCCACTCTACACTTTCCTCGGTGGTTGGGTGTTTGGTAATACCTTATGCCATTTAGTTCCGTACGCCCAAGGCGCCAGTATCTACATAAGCACGTTAACTCTGACTGGGATAGCGGTGGACAGATTTTTCGTCATAATTTATCCCTTTCAACCTAGAATGAGGGTGGAAGTTTGCATTTCGATAATAGCTGGGATATGGGTGATAGCGTTATTTTTGACCTTACCTTACGGTCTCTACATGCAACTCGAAGAGACTTACAGATTCTGCGAAGAAAATTGGCCAGGCGAAAGAATCCGAAAGGTTTTCAGCTGCCTGACGTCGATCCTCCAGTTTGTGCTGCCATTCTTCGTGATAGCATTCTGCTACGTCTGCGTTTCCGTCAAATTAAACGACAGGGCCAAGGCGAAACCTGGAAGTAAAACGAGCCGCAGAGAAGAAGCTGACAAAGAACGTAAACGCAGGACGAACAGGATGCTGATATCAATGGTCACGATATTCGGCGTATCTTGGCTTCCTCTCAACATCGTTAATGTTTTaaacgatttttattcacctgcATCCGATTGGTCGTACTACAGATTGTGCTTTTTCATGGCTCATTGCCTGGCAATGAGCAGCACCTGCTACAACCCTTTTCTATACGCGTGGCTGAACGAAAACTTTCGCAAGGAGTTCAAGCAG GTATTACCGTGTTTTAGAAGGTCGTCCGAAGGTCGTGGTCAAAGATCCGTAGGTGGTATGAGAAGCGAAAGGACTTGCAACGGTGACGGTGATCCGGATGGTAACGGTAACGGAATCGTAACCGAAACCGTTCAGGAAGAGTCACTATTACACGGGACGAGGTGCACGGCAAATCCGGCCACTCCCACCGGATGTGAACTCGTTACTTTGGATCCCTCAACGAGCTCCTTAGGGTCCGATAACTgcaaggaagaaaaaggacgcGTGAAAAACGACGTCGCTGAATACGAGCTTTAA
- the LOC105693743 gene encoding prolactin-releasing peptide receptor-like isoform X2: MGNASDTVNLNFTSFDYPDRDLMANSAVQAVFCILYGNIFVLGLCGNVLVCFVVARNRQMQTVTNLFITNLALSDVLLCILAVPFTPLYTFLGGWVFGNTLCHLVPYAQGASIYISTLTLTGIAVDRFFVIIYPFQPRMRVEVCISIIAGIWVIALFLTLPYGLYMQLEETYRFCEENWPGERIRKVFSCLTSILQFVLPFFVIAFCYVCVSVKLNDRAKAKPGSKTSRREEADKERKRRTNRMLISMVTIFGVSWLPLNIVNVLNDFYSPASDWSYYRLCFFMAHCLAMSSTCYNPFLYAWLNENFRKEFKQVVRPSRVNQQRPVTVFSIQGKLTRQRWRFCLPRGENRGGPVIAKSQTPLLNRRRIIISSKFKR, from the exons ATGGGGAACGCTTCGGATACTGTTAATCTGAATTTCACATCATTCGACTACCCGGATCGTGATCTCATGGCGAATTCGGCGGTACAAGCGGtcttttgtatattatatggaaATATATTCGTACTCGGATTGTGTGGTAACGTTTTGGTGTGTTTTGTGGTGGCGCGAAATCGTCAAATGCAAACGGTAACGAACCTTTTCATAACAAATCTCGCCCTAAGTGACGTTCTTCTGTGTATATTAGCCGTTCCATTTACTCCACTCTACACTTTCCTCGGTGGTTGGGTGTTTGGTAATACCTTATGCCATTTAGTTCCGTACGCCCAAGGCGCCAGTATCTACATAAGCACGTTAACTCTGACTGGGATAGCGGTGGACAGATTTTTCGTCATAATTTATCCCTTTCAACCTAGAATGAGGGTGGAAGTTTGCATTTCGATAATAGCTGGGATATGGGTGATAGCGTTATTTTTGACCTTACCTTACGGTCTCTACATGCAACTCGAAGAGACTTACAGATTCTGCGAAGAAAATTGGCCAGGCGAAAGAATCCGAAAGGTTTTCAGCTGCCTGACGTCGATCCTCCAGTTTGTGCTGCCATTCTTCGTGATAGCATTCTGCTACGTCTGCGTTTCCGTCAAATTAAACGACAGGGCCAAGGCGAAACCTGGAAGTAAAACGAGCCGCAGAGAAGAAGCTGACAAAGAACGTAAACGCAGGACGAACAGGATGCTGATATCAATGGTCACGATATTCGGCGTATCTTGGCTTCCTCTCAACATCGTTAATGTTTTaaacgatttttattcacctgcATCCGATTGGTCGTACTACAGATTGTGCTTTTTCATGGCTCATTGCCTGGCAATGAGCAGCACCTGCTACAACCCTTTTCTATACGCGTGGCTGAACGAAAACTTTCGCAAGGAGTTCAAGCAG GTGGTGAGACCAAGTCGAGTAAACCAACAGAGACCGGTGACTGTCTTCTCAATCCAAGGTAAACTGACAAGGCAAAGGTGGAGATTTTGCTTACCTCGTGGAGAAAATAGAGGAGGTCCAGTAATTGCCAAATCACAAACTCCACTCCTTAACCGTCGCCGGATTATAATATCATCAAAATTCAAACGTTGA
- the LOC105693688 gene encoding chitooligosaccharidolytic beta-N-acetylglucosaminidase: MASGFIERFSVSVFVVAVLLICNNAVNADVNDDNQFSSPWCYKCDGGRCKKTEISPQNSAPLSLEVCQLFCGEVGALWPRPTGHLSLGNFVVQLNPDDIEFHAAISTPSSVLLEKNIEILKKNIKNLVSTGTKTGGSGVLIHLGPRISSDNVKLTLQTNESYVLQISEIADGRLNASIDAETFFGARHALETLSQLIIYNDLRSEIQIMRDAYIADGPVYPYRGILLDTSRNFVDKETILRTIRGMAMNKLNTFHWHITDSHSFPYKSRTFPQLTKYGAYTSKQVYSHDDVKEIVEYGLLNGVRVLPEFDAPAHVGEGWQWVGDNALICFNAQPWENYCVEPPCGQLNPASERVYKILKGIYDDMVADFHPDIFHMGGDEVNIKCWNTSDHLKDWMKSKGWGLSEADYFKAWEYFQSKAEEEFTSANGGDQVPVILWTSGLTTEANIGLLKPEKHIIQIWTTKDDPTIARLIKNNFKVIFSNFDALYLDCGFSAWVGKGNNWCSPYKGWQDVYDNSPIAILQSQGFGREKKDLILGGEATLWSEQADTSVIDSRLWPRAAALGERLWAEPESSWIHAEHRILRHRERMVNNGIHADSLQPQWCMQNQGYCNF; encoded by the exons TTCCCCGTGGTGCTACAAATGCGATGGTGGTAGATGTAAAAAAACTGAGATAAGCCCGCAAAATTCGGCACCTTTATCGCTCGAAGTTTGTCAATTATTTTGCGGAGAAGTCGGAGCTCTTTGGCCCCGACCGACCGGGCACTTATCTCTTGGAAATTTTGTCGTCCAATTGAATCCCGACGATATTGAATTTCACGCAGCAATCTCAACACCAAGTTCCGTACTCcttgaaaaaaacatcgagatacttaaaaaaaatatcaagaatCTTGTTTCAACCGGGACGAAAACCGGAGGAAGTGGAGTTTTGATACACCTGGGGCCAAGGATATCTTCAGATAATGTTAAACTCACCctacaaacgaacgaaagctACGTGCTCCAAATATCCGAGATTGCAGATGgcagg TTGAACGCATCGATAGATGCGGAGACATTTTTTGGTGCCCGACACGCTCTCGAAACTTTGTCACAGTTGATAATTTATAATGACTTGAGGTCTGAAATCCAGATCATGAGAGACGCGTACATAGCTGATGGCCCTGTTTATCCTTACCGCGGAATACTCCTCGACACATCCCGTAACTTTGTAGACAAGGAAACTATCCTTAGGACTATACGAGGCATGGCTATGAACAAGCTTAATACCTTCCACTGGCACATAACGGATTCCCACAGTTTTCCCTACAAAAGTCGCACCTTCCCACAATTGACTAAGTACGGTGCTTACACATCGAAACAAGTTTACTCACATGATGATGTAAAAGAAATTGTAGAATATGGTCTGCTGAACGGAGTCAGAGTTCTACCAGAGTTTGATGCCCCGGCACATGTCGGTGAAGGATGGCAATGG GTCGGAGACAATGCCTTGATTTGTTTCAATGCCCAGCCCTGGGAAAATTACTGCGTTGAACCACCTTGCGGTCAATTGAATccagcgagcgagcgagtttACAAAATCCTGAAGGGTATATACGATGACATGGTGGCTGATTTCCATCCTGATATTTTCCATATGGGAGGTGATGAGGTCAATATCAAATGTTGGAACACATCTGATCATCTTAAGGACTGGATGAAATCGAAAGGATGGGGACTCAGCGAAGCAGACTACTTCAAGGCATGGGAATATTTCCAATCTAAAGCAGAGGAGGAATTCACATCAGCAAATGGAGGAGATCAGGTTCCAGTAATACTCTGGACCAGTGGATTGACTACAGAGGCAAATATTGGATTACTGAAACCTGAAAAacatattatacaaatatggACTACCAAAGATGATCCCACAATTGCTAGGCTCATTAAAAACAACTTCAAAgtcattttctcaaattttgacgcaCTATATTTGGACTGCGG TTTTAGTGCATGGGTAGGCAAAGGAAATAACTGGTGTTCCCCTTACAAAGGATGGCAAGATGTGTACGACAACTCACCAATTGCTATTCTGCAGTCGCAAGGATTTGGCAGAGAAAAGAAGGACCTCATACTTG GTGGCGAAGCTACCCTATGGTCTGAACAGGCAGACACTTCTGTCATCGACAGTAGACTTTGGCCACGTGCTGCTGCCTTAGGTGAACGACTTTGGGCAGAGCCAGAATCTTCATGGATCCATGCCGAACACAGGATACTTAGGCATCGCGAGAGGATGGTAAATAATGGAATCCATGCAGACAGTCTGCAGCCACAATGGTGCATGCAAAATCAGGGATACTGTAACTTCTGA
- the LOC105693744 gene encoding protein disulfide-isomerase TMX3, with product MVSLVKITFFSAFCAIFASTAASRVLELSDRFLEIHKEGQWLVMMYAPWCAHCKRLEPIWGHVAQHLHATPIRVGRVDCTRFANVARAFRVNGFPTILFLKGDQEFVYHGDRTKDEIVRFALRLSGPPVQEITRTQSFESIKKDQDVYFLYVGEKTGNLWESYHKIADTFQPHAFFYQTFTNVASKHVPSETTPAVFVYKENSHYHFTGEDRNNYTALNDSIYKWVNAERFPTFPKVTRGNINQLFLTNKNLVLAVVEENELEEIQPDMIEFRDMVKLVIMKKRDKYHDHFQFGWIANPELANSIAMMIVPLPSLIVINTTTSHHYIPEDDPRKLTPHAIELFLEQIYNESAPTYGGNGWLVRIYRSWFEFKTTLAEMWKGNPILTMVLFGLPFGFLLLICYSICCADILDADDDEEEEFSHMKKD from the exons ATGGTTTCATTAGTCAAGATTACTTTCTTCAGTGCCTTTTGTG CAATATTCGCGAGCACTGCCGCGTCTCGTGTTCTGGAACTCAGTGATAG ATTCCTGGAAATACACAAAGAAGGACAATGGCTTGTAATG ATGTACGCACCTTGGTGCGCCCATTGCAAGAGATTAGAACCAATATGGGGCCATGTGGCCCAGCACTTACATGCAACACCTATCCGTGTGGGTCGCGTAGACTGTACGAGATTTGCCAATGTTGCTCGTGCCTTTAGAGTCAATGGATTTCCCACCATTTTGTT CCTGAAGGGAGACCAGGAATTCGTATATCATGGGGATAGAACCAAAGATGAAATAGTCAGATTTGCATTAAGATTGAGCGGACCGCCAGTTCAGGAAATCACAAGAACTCAGAGTTTTGAATCTATAAAAAAAGATCAAGATGTATACTTCTTGTACGTCGGGGAAAAAACCGGCAATCTATGG GAAAGCTACCATAAGATTGCGGATACATTCCAGCCACAcgcatttttttatcaaactttCACTAATGTTGCCAGTAAACATGTACCGTCAGAAACCACACCAGCTGTGTTTGTTTACAAAGAAAATTCCCACTACCATTTTACCG GGGAAGATAGGAATAACTACACAGCGCTCAACGATTCGATATACAAATGGGTGAACGCTGAGCGTTTTCCAACATTCCCCAAAGTAACCAGAGGTAATATAAATCAGCTCTTCCTAACTAATAAAAATCTAGTCTTGGCTGTGGTTGAGGAGAATGAATTGGAGGAAATCCAGCCCGATATGATCGAATTCAGAGACATGGTGAAGTTggtgattatgaaaaaacggGATAAATATCACGA TCATTTTCAGTTTGGTTGGATAGCAAATCCCGAATTAGCGAACAGTATAGCAATGATGATTGTACCTTTACCGAGtttaattgtaattaataCAACAACAAGTCATCACTACATACCTGAAGATGACCCACGGAAGTTGACCCCGCACGCAATTGAATTGTTCTTAGAACAGATCTATAATGAAAGTGCTCCG ACTTACGGAGGGAATGGCTGGCTGGTCCGTATATATAGATCGTGGTTCGAATTCAAAACGACGCTAGCTGAAATGTGGAAGGGCAACCCAATTTTGACAATGGTCCTATTTGGGCTTCCATTTGGGTTTCTCTTACTGATTTGCTACAGTATTTGTTGCGCAGATATTCTCGATGCGGATGATGATGAGGAAGAAG AGTTCAGCCACATGAAGAAAGATTAA